Proteins encoded by one window of Synechococcus sp. WH 7805:
- the radA gene encoding DNA repair protein RadA, which yields MPRPSTFYVCQSCGAQTRQFFGRCNSCGSWNSLVEQSAPKQDARRRRAGAEPGAGPQARRSTSMAALGDQPLQRLPSGYGELDRVLGGGLVPGSLVLVGGDPGIGKSTLLLQSASAIASHRSVLYVSAEESAQQVKLRWQRLTSDSSDLQLLAETDLDLVLEELEALQPDVAIIDSIQALHDGDLSSAPGSVAQVRECAAALQRVAKRQNTALLLVGHVTKEGVLAGPKVLEHLVDAVLTFEGDRFASHRLLRAVKNRFGATHELGVFEMRGQGLAEVGNPSELFLSGERASGVATIVACEGTRPLVVDLQALVSTTSYSSPRRTATGIAVNRLHQILAVLEKHMGLPLSRFDCYLAVAGGLDVEEPAADLGVAAAVVASYRDLTLPAGTVLLGELGLGGQLRPVGQLELRLQEAVRLGFTRAVVPKGSGLGPLAARLDLALLEAGSITEALVLGLGVNPGDDD from the coding sequence GTGCCTCGTCCGTCAACTTTTTACGTCTGCCAGAGCTGCGGAGCGCAGACCCGGCAGTTTTTCGGTCGCTGCAACAGCTGCGGCAGCTGGAATTCTCTCGTCGAGCAATCCGCCCCGAAGCAGGACGCACGCCGCCGCCGTGCTGGAGCCGAACCAGGAGCCGGACCTCAGGCACGCCGTTCCACCTCGATGGCCGCCCTTGGCGACCAGCCGTTGCAGCGGCTCCCCAGCGGATATGGAGAACTGGACCGCGTTCTCGGTGGTGGGCTGGTTCCCGGTTCGCTTGTTTTGGTTGGTGGTGACCCTGGGATCGGCAAAAGCACCCTGCTGCTGCAGAGCGCATCGGCCATCGCCAGCCATCGTTCCGTGCTGTACGTCAGTGCGGAGGAGTCAGCCCAGCAGGTGAAATTGCGCTGGCAGCGCCTCACCTCAGATTCCAGCGATCTTCAGCTTCTGGCAGAAACCGATCTGGATCTGGTCCTCGAGGAGCTTGAGGCTCTGCAGCCCGATGTGGCGATCATCGACAGCATCCAGGCCCTGCATGACGGTGATCTGTCCAGTGCCCCCGGTTCCGTGGCCCAGGTGCGGGAGTGTGCGGCCGCGCTTCAGCGCGTAGCCAAGCGTCAGAACACCGCGTTGCTGCTGGTGGGGCATGTGACCAAGGAAGGGGTGCTCGCTGGCCCGAAGGTGCTGGAACATCTGGTGGATGCTGTGCTCACCTTCGAGGGGGATCGCTTCGCGAGCCATCGTCTGCTGCGGGCGGTGAAGAACCGCTTCGGCGCTACCCATGAACTGGGTGTGTTCGAGATGCGGGGGCAAGGCCTTGCCGAAGTGGGGAATCCCAGCGAGCTTTTTCTCAGCGGGGAACGGGCCAGCGGAGTGGCCACGATCGTGGCTTGCGAGGGGACCCGTCCTCTTGTGGTGGATTTGCAGGCTCTTGTCAGCACCACCAGTTATTCAAGCCCCCGCCGTACGGCTACAGGCATCGCGGTGAACCGTTTGCATCAGATCCTCGCGGTGCTGGAAAAACACATGGGCTTGCCCCTGTCGAGGTTCGACTGCTACCTGGCTGTGGCCGGTGGGTTGGATGTGGAGGAGCCTGCTGCTGATCTTGGTGTGGCCGCGGCTGTGGTGGCCAGCTACCGGGATCTGACCCTGCCGGCAGGAACGGTGTTGCTTGGGGAACTCGGCCTGGGTGGTCAGCTTCGGCCAGTGGGGCAATTGGAACTGCGCTTGCAGGAAGCCGTGCGCCTCGGGTTCACCCGCGCTGTGGTCCCCAAAGGAAGTGGTCTGGGCCCTTTGGCCGCACGCCTTGATCTTGCCTTGCTCGAAGCGGGATCGATCACTGAGGCCCTCGTTCTTGGCTTGGGAGTGAACCCCGGCGATGACGATTGA
- a CDS encoding phytoene synthase has translation MRLSTPDLDAAFEACRRETAEWAKTFYLGTLLLPAEKRRAIWAIYVWCRRTDELMDSEEAQSRSVQELSDRLDQWEHKTRALFRGEVRDDLDAVMVDTLERFPQGIQPYLDMIEGQRMDLTWTRYPCFEDLKLYCYRVAGTVGLMTQGVMGVDDAYTSAPWSDRPDTSDAAIALGIANQLTNILRDIGEDRGRGRIYLPQEDLDYFGYSEDDLLAGKLNQSWKDLMAFQLQRARDWFDRSEAGVRWLSRDARWPVWTSLRLYRGILDVIERQEYDVFNARAYVGKFDKFLDLPRSFVLAQSR, from the coding sequence ATGCGCCTTTCCACCCCGGATCTCGACGCAGCTTTTGAGGCCTGCCGTCGAGAGACCGCTGAGTGGGCAAAAACCTTCTACCTGGGAACACTTCTTCTTCCCGCTGAGAAGCGTCGAGCCATTTGGGCAATTTACGTTTGGTGTCGCCGCACAGATGAACTGATGGATAGCGAAGAGGCGCAATCCCGTTCAGTTCAGGAGCTTTCTGATCGCCTGGATCAGTGGGAACACAAAACGCGAGCACTTTTTCGTGGTGAGGTTCGCGATGATCTTGATGCTGTCATGGTTGACACGCTCGAGCGATTTCCGCAGGGAATTCAGCCTTATCTCGACATGATCGAGGGGCAAAGAATGGATTTAACGTGGACTCGATATCCGTGTTTCGAAGATCTCAAGCTGTATTGCTACAGAGTGGCCGGCACTGTGGGATTAATGACACAGGGTGTTATGGGAGTTGATGATGCCTATACCTCAGCGCCCTGGAGCGATCGACCGGATACTTCTGATGCGGCCATAGCACTTGGTATTGCTAATCAACTCACAAATATTCTTCGAGACATTGGTGAAGATCGTGGGAGAGGGAGAATTTATTTGCCCCAGGAAGATCTTGATTATTTTGGTTACAGTGAGGATGATCTTCTTGCCGGCAAGCTTAATCAATCATGGAAAGACCTTATGGCCTTTCAGCTGCAAAGGGCTCGTGATTGGTTTGATCGCTCCGAGGCGGGAGTGCGTTGGCTTTCGAGAGATGCGCGATGGCCGGTTTGGACGTCTCTCCGTTTATACAGAGGCATTCTCGATGTTATTGAACGCCAAGAATATGACGTTTTTAATGCACGGGCTTATGTTGGTAAATTCGATAAGTTTCTTGATTTACCCCGCTCATTTGTTCTCGCTCAATCGCGTTGA
- a CDS encoding YdcF family protein produces the protein MGFGIRPFLLISSLVAGAAFATPLRPFAVAALTRQDPQKILVLGGDADRERIGLRLARQLELPLVVSGGTNPEYAQWLMEHEGLGQNEVRLDYRAQDTLGNFTSLVDELQGEEIEHVLLVTSEDHLPRALMVGGIVAGSRGIRLTGVPVSCAERCRKESLGKRWGDGLRALAWVVTGRDLKPWARRQWPELFPQP, from the coding sequence ATGGGCTTTGGCATCCGCCCTTTCCTTTTAATTTCATCACTGGTTGCTGGAGCCGCTTTTGCGACGCCTCTTCGGCCTTTCGCTGTGGCGGCACTCACCCGACAGGATCCGCAAAAGATTCTTGTGCTGGGTGGTGATGCCGACCGAGAACGCATCGGTTTACGCCTGGCCCGTCAACTGGAGCTGCCGTTGGTCGTCAGTGGTGGAACCAATCCTGAGTATGCCCAGTGGTTGATGGAGCATGAGGGACTTGGGCAGAATGAGGTTCGACTTGATTACCGGGCGCAGGACACCCTCGGCAATTTCACCTCACTGGTGGATGAGCTCCAGGGAGAGGAGATTGAGCACGTGCTGTTGGTGACCAGTGAGGATCATCTGCCCCGGGCCTTGATGGTTGGTGGGATCGTTGCCGGCAGTCGTGGGATCCGGTTGACGGGCGTGCCAGTGAGTTGTGCCGAACGGTGCCGCAAGGAAAGCCTGGGAAAGCGTTGGGGTGATGGCCTCCGCGCTCTCGCCTGGGTTGTCACCGGGCGTGATCTGAAGCCCTGGGCACGCAGGCAATGGCCCGAATTGTTCCCTCAGCCCTGA
- a CDS encoding Ycf34 family protein: MCICVDCRWVDRCQAYHAVERQHGAAHLCEAPQMKPVEPRIHISVHDLPHGQVGVEWDVRTCASFTLDQGRWARLRPGEEVPQ; encoded by the coding sequence ATGTGCATCTGTGTGGACTGCCGCTGGGTCGATCGTTGTCAGGCCTATCACGCGGTTGAGCGTCAGCATGGTGCCGCGCATCTCTGCGAAGCCCCTCAGATGAAGCCTGTTGAACCAAGGATTCACATCAGTGTGCATGACCTCCCCCATGGACAGGTCGGCGTTGAATGGGATGTGCGTACCTGTGCAAGCTTCACCCTTGACCAAGGGCGATGGGCGCGGCTGCGCCCTGGTGAAGAGGTGCCCCAATGA
- the tsaB gene encoding tRNA (adenosine(37)-N6)-threonylcarbamoyltransferase complex dimerization subunit type 1 TsaB, which translates to MNDWLLALHSSTETVGIALVSAQAPLSEARVLCRTMGRALTNALPSLLEEVLPTSEWSGIRRLAVATGPGGFTGTRLTVVLARTLAQQLQCPLDGLSSFALMAPRLQLELPAEQRGEPFSIVQVLPRRGRVAGRYQVRDGWNRDNATCAEMDLRELKVPVLLQAAEQPAPEVTMAVDVACDVLQLLRCCQDRHSRHASGPWDPVLPIYPTSPVGSV; encoded by the coding sequence ATGAATGACTGGCTGCTGGCGCTGCACAGTTCGACGGAAACCGTAGGCATCGCGTTGGTTTCTGCGCAGGCACCCCTCAGTGAGGCGAGGGTTCTCTGCCGTACGATGGGGCGTGCTCTGACGAACGCGCTTCCTTCTCTTCTTGAGGAGGTTTTGCCGACGTCTGAATGGTCAGGGATCCGTCGCCTTGCTGTGGCCACAGGTCCCGGGGGTTTCACAGGAACCCGGCTGACGGTCGTGCTGGCTCGCACGCTGGCCCAGCAGCTTCAATGTCCTCTCGATGGCTTGAGTAGCTTTGCGTTGATGGCTCCACGCCTGCAGCTTGAGCTTCCCGCTGAGCAGCGGGGTGAACCCTTCTCCATCGTTCAGGTTCTGCCTCGGCGGGGTCGGGTTGCAGGCCGCTATCAGGTGCGTGATGGCTGGAATCGAGACAATGCAACCTGCGCTGAGATGGACCTCAGGGAATTGAAGGTTCCGGTGCTGCTTCAAGCGGCCGAGCAGCCGGCACCTGAGGTGACGATGGCTGTTGATGTGGCTTGTGATGTTCTGCAGTTGCTGCGCTGCTGCCAGGATCGCCATTCACGCCATGCGTCCGGTCCCTGGGACCCCGTGCTGCCGATTTACCCCACCTCCCCGGTGGGATCGGTGTGA
- a CDS encoding RNA-binding protein: MSVRLYIGNLPQNFESKELEAQLTSVGEGIRFKAVLDRETGACRGFGFANIDDEKVADAVIEQFNGKDFNGNVLRVERSERRDNNSNAGGGRRSGQQGGGHAPGSARKAVNKVVHSDAKSEDGPDPRWAGELAKLKDLLGNQKTAV; encoded by the coding sequence ATGAGCGTGCGTCTTTACATCGGCAATCTGCCGCAAAATTTCGAAAGCAAGGAGCTTGAAGCTCAGCTCACCAGCGTTGGGGAGGGGATTCGCTTTAAGGCTGTACTTGACAGAGAAACTGGAGCCTGTCGTGGATTTGGTTTCGCCAACATCGACGACGAAAAGGTCGCCGATGCTGTGATCGAACAGTTCAACGGAAAGGACTTCAATGGCAACGTCCTTCGTGTTGAGCGTTCAGAGCGTCGTGATAACAACAGCAATGCTGGGGGTGGACGCCGTTCAGGGCAGCAGGGTGGAGGCCATGCCCCAGGCTCTGCTCGCAAAGCGGTCAATAAAGTTGTCCATAGCGATGCCAAAAGCGAAGATGGCCCTGACCCCCGCTGGGCAGGAGAGCTCGCGAAGCTAAAAGATTTGCTGGGAAACCAAAAAACAGCGGTTTAA
- a CDS encoding beta-ketoacyl-ACP synthase III yields the protein MTDATRLDLLLAGQSPQVLGVALIGSGSAQAAQVISNDQLSQRVDTNDEWIRTRTGIGRRRVSDAGQTLVDLAAEAGRNALTMAGRSPEDLDLILLATSTPDDLFGSAPRVQADLGATNAVAFDLTAACSGFLFALVTAAQYLRTGAMRRALVIGADQLSRFVDWDDRRSCVLFGDGAGAVVLEASDQDGLLGFLLNSDGSRGAVLNLPAIDTSSPLVDEAVHRAGGFQPIVMNGQEVYKFAVREVPAVLQSLLKRCDVSPDQLDWLLLHQANQRILDAVADRLSVPSAKVLSNLAEYGNTSAATIPLMLDEAVRDGRVRSGDLLASSGFGAGLSWGAALLRWQGPA from the coding sequence TTGACTGACGCCACCCGCTTGGATCTTCTCTTGGCTGGACAATCACCGCAGGTCCTTGGCGTGGCCCTGATCGGCAGCGGCAGCGCACAGGCAGCGCAGGTGATCAGCAACGATCAGCTCAGCCAAAGGGTCGATACCAACGATGAATGGATCCGCACACGCACGGGCATCGGTCGTCGCAGGGTCAGCGATGCAGGTCAGACCCTGGTCGATCTTGCTGCGGAGGCAGGTCGAAACGCCCTGACCATGGCCGGTCGATCTCCCGAGGATCTTGACCTCATTCTCCTGGCCACCTCCACACCCGATGATCTGTTCGGTTCAGCACCAAGAGTGCAGGCCGACCTCGGCGCGACCAATGCTGTTGCCTTCGATCTCACGGCCGCATGCAGCGGTTTTCTGTTTGCACTGGTCACGGCAGCGCAGTATCTGCGAACGGGGGCGATGCGCCGTGCCCTGGTGATCGGTGCAGACCAGCTCAGCCGCTTCGTTGACTGGGACGACCGCCGCAGTTGCGTGTTGTTTGGCGATGGCGCCGGAGCCGTCGTTCTGGAAGCCTCGGATCAGGATGGACTTCTCGGTTTTCTTCTAAACAGCGACGGGTCGCGCGGCGCCGTTCTCAATCTGCCTGCCATCGACACCTCCTCTCCCCTCGTCGATGAGGCCGTGCACCGTGCAGGTGGGTTTCAGCCGATCGTGATGAACGGCCAGGAGGTGTATAAGTTCGCGGTCCGTGAGGTTCCCGCCGTCCTCCAGTCACTCTTGAAGCGCTGCGACGTCTCTCCCGATCAACTGGACTGGCTCCTGCTCCATCAAGCCAACCAACGCATCCTCGATGCAGTCGCTGATCGACTGTCGGTTCCCAGCGCCAAGGTTCTGAGCAACCTGGCGGAATACGGAAACACCTCGGCAGCAACCATCCCGTTGATGCTCGATGAAGCTGTGCGCGACGGACGGGTCCGCTCCGGCGATCTCCTCGCCAGTAGCGGGTTCGGTGCTGGTCTGAGTTGGGGGGCGGCCCTGCTTCGCTGGCAGGGGCCCGCGTAG
- the plsX gene encoding phosphate acyltransferase PlsX: protein MPPKDPELNPVSTPRTKPRRSKAVRRLVIWYRRNAAVTSLVGTATTSANAAGSMAGSVTSMAGSMLQPVMDPLRRLQGGLPGEDIEINDQDRIWVAVDGMGGDHAPTPILEGCLQAIERLAVRIRFVGETDRVLEAAAASGLTEALNAAIDAGHLELILSGPSVEMHEEATVVRRKRNASINVAMDLVKRGEAKAVYSAGNSGAVMASAIFRLGRLTGIDRPAIGALFPTKDPGQPVLVLDVGANMDCKPTYLHQFALLGNIYSRDVLQVARPRIGLLNIGEEECKGNDLAVSTYALLREESRLHFAGNCEGRDVLSGAFDVVVCDGFTGNVLLKFLESVGSVLLGVLKAELPRGRRGKVGSAFLRSNLKRIKKRLDHAEHGGALLLGVNGICVIGHGSSKALSVVSALRIAHSAASHGVMEDLAALSQQTTVQA, encoded by the coding sequence TTGCCTCCGAAGGACCCTGAGCTGAACCCGGTCTCAACACCGCGGACTAAGCCCCGCCGCTCCAAGGCGGTACGCCGTCTGGTGATCTGGTATCGGCGCAATGCGGCTGTCACCAGCCTTGTTGGCACGGCGACGACCTCGGCGAATGCCGCGGGCTCCATGGCTGGATCCGTGACCTCCATGGCCGGATCCATGCTGCAACCGGTGATGGATCCCCTGCGCCGCCTGCAGGGAGGCCTGCCTGGGGAAGACATTGAGATCAACGACCAAGACAGGATTTGGGTCGCTGTGGACGGCATGGGCGGCGACCATGCCCCCACCCCAATTCTTGAAGGCTGCCTTCAAGCCATCGAGCGGCTGGCCGTACGCATTCGATTTGTCGGTGAGACGGATCGCGTCCTGGAAGCTGCGGCTGCCTCAGGCCTGACCGAAGCGTTGAACGCCGCGATTGATGCCGGCCATCTCGAATTGATCCTGAGTGGACCGTCGGTCGAAATGCATGAAGAAGCCACAGTCGTGCGTCGCAAACGCAACGCCAGCATCAATGTGGCGATGGATCTCGTGAAACGCGGTGAAGCCAAAGCGGTTTACTCCGCAGGAAATTCGGGTGCCGTCATGGCCTCCGCGATCTTCCGGCTGGGTCGCCTCACGGGGATTGACAGACCAGCCATCGGCGCCCTGTTCCCCACCAAGGACCCCGGACAGCCTGTCCTGGTGCTCGATGTGGGCGCCAACATGGATTGCAAGCCCACTTACCTCCATCAGTTCGCGCTTCTGGGCAACATCTACAGCCGAGATGTTCTGCAGGTCGCTCGGCCCAGAATCGGACTGCTCAACATCGGCGAGGAGGAATGCAAAGGCAATGACCTGGCGGTCAGCACCTATGCGCTGCTGAGAGAGGAATCCCGCTTGCACTTCGCTGGCAATTGCGAAGGACGGGACGTGCTCTCCGGAGCATTCGATGTGGTGGTGTGCGACGGCTTCACCGGCAATGTGCTGCTCAAGTTCCTTGAATCTGTGGGCAGCGTGCTTCTGGGTGTTCTGAAAGCCGAACTGCCAAGGGGCCGCCGCGGCAAGGTCGGCTCAGCCTTTCTGCGCAGCAACCTCAAACGCATCAAAAAGCGACTGGATCACGCCGAGCATGGTGGTGCGCTGCTCCTTGGCGTGAACGGCATCTGTGTGATTGGCCATGGCAGCAGCAAGGCTCTGTCCGTTGTCAGTGCCCTGCGTATAGCCCATTCAGCCGCCAGCCATGGCGTGATGGAGGATCTCGCTGCGCTCAGCCAGCAAACGACGGTGCAAGCCTGA
- the rpaB gene encoding response regulator transcription factor RpaB → MTASAPTKETILVVDDEASIRRILETRLSMIGYNVVTACDGTEALTCFQECEPDLVVLDVMMPKLDGYGVCQELRKESDVPIVMLTALGDVADRITGLELGADDYVIKPFSPKELEARIRCVLRRVEKENAAGIPNSGMIKVSDLKIDTNKRQVFRADERIRLTGMEFSLLELLVSRSGEPFSRGEILKEVWGYTPERHVDTRVVDVHISRLRSKLEDDPANPELILTARGTGYLFQRIVDSVASEGP, encoded by the coding sequence ATGACGGCCTCAGCCCCTACCAAGGAAACCATTCTCGTAGTGGACGACGAGGCCAGTATCCGCAGGATTCTGGAAACCAGGCTGTCGATGATCGGCTACAACGTCGTCACCGCCTGCGACGGCACCGAAGCTTTGACCTGCTTCCAGGAGTGCGAACCGGATCTGGTCGTTCTCGACGTGATGATGCCGAAACTCGATGGCTATGGGGTCTGCCAAGAGCTGCGCAAGGAATCGGATGTGCCGATCGTGATGCTCACCGCCTTGGGCGACGTGGCCGACCGCATCACCGGCCTTGAGCTGGGAGCCGATGATTACGTGATCAAACCCTTCAGCCCCAAGGAGCTCGAAGCCAGGATTCGCTGCGTGCTGCGCAGGGTTGAGAAAGAGAACGCCGCCGGCATTCCCAATTCCGGGATGATCAAGGTGTCGGATTTAAAGATCGACACCAACAAACGCCAGGTGTTCCGTGCCGATGAACGCATCCGCCTCACAGGGATGGAATTCAGCTTGCTCGAACTGCTTGTGAGTCGCTCGGGCGAACCCTTCAGTCGCGGTGAGATCCTGAAAGAGGTCTGGGGGTACACCCCGGAACGACACGTTGATACACGCGTGGTGGATGTTCATATTTCCCGTCTTCGTTCCAAACTGGAAGACGATCCGGCCAATCCCGAGCTGATCCTCACAGCTCGGGGAACCGGTTACCTGTTCCAGCGCATCGTCGATTCCGTTGCCTCCGAAGGACCCTGA
- a CDS encoding CCA tRNA nucleotidyltransferase has product MPNGFSANTILTVGPDRLPDLLWSRLKPERWPVQPAQLPDGAILVGGAVRDGLLNRLPPCPDLDLVIPGAVLGIVQGLARDHGGVCVVLDEQRDMARLVLNGWTIDFARIEGNDLREDLFRRDFKLNAIALSLSEPQQLFDPTGGLKDLQNGLISAIRESNLRDDPLRLLRALRLMAELEMRIDADTLAMMKANSQLLSQSAPERIQAELLRLVSAPAADQAIALMNSLSLLQPWRAEEAQHSDTTTDMTVTDAPWMTEEEHNLAMPLARLTGLLSDQGLKSLRFSRRQIQRCMRLRYWQKRLGADHDNPPSEVEMVRLHQELEADLPALLLHWPEQRRNQWMQRWRDPEDPLFHPCSPVDGDSLQAELSLKPGPRLGALIKHLTIAHAYGRVVSQQQALDEARRWLHRPSSASQSNGRCD; this is encoded by the coding sequence ATGCCCAATGGTTTTAGTGCGAACACCATTCTGACGGTGGGTCCAGACCGGCTGCCGGATTTGCTCTGGAGCCGACTGAAGCCAGAACGATGGCCTGTTCAGCCCGCTCAACTGCCTGATGGGGCCATCCTCGTTGGTGGAGCAGTCCGCGACGGATTACTGAACCGATTGCCCCCATGCCCTGATCTTGACCTGGTGATTCCCGGTGCGGTGCTTGGCATCGTTCAAGGCCTCGCTAGAGACCACGGTGGTGTGTGTGTGGTGCTGGATGAACAGCGCGACATGGCTCGGTTGGTGCTGAACGGCTGGACGATCGACTTCGCCAGGATCGAGGGAAATGATTTAAGAGAGGATCTCTTCCGACGTGATTTCAAACTCAACGCCATTGCGCTGAGCCTGTCGGAACCCCAACAACTGTTCGATCCAACAGGGGGCCTCAAGGATCTTCAGAACGGACTGATCTCCGCAATCCGGGAGAGCAATCTCCGCGACGACCCCTTGCGCCTGCTGCGCGCACTTCGGTTGATGGCCGAACTGGAGATGCGCATCGATGCAGACACACTGGCCATGATGAAAGCCAACAGTCAATTGCTGTCTCAGTCGGCACCGGAACGGATTCAGGCCGAATTGCTGCGACTCGTCTCAGCTCCAGCCGCCGACCAAGCGATTGCGTTGATGAACTCTCTGAGCCTTCTCCAGCCCTGGAGAGCAGAGGAGGCTCAGCATTCGGACACCACAACAGACATGACGGTGACGGATGCGCCATGGATGACCGAGGAAGAGCACAACCTCGCGATGCCTTTAGCGAGGCTGACTGGCCTTCTCAGCGATCAAGGGTTGAAATCGCTTCGCTTCAGCCGTCGGCAGATTCAACGTTGCATGAGGCTGCGTTACTGGCAAAAACGCCTTGGTGCTGATCACGACAACCCCCCTAGCGAAGTGGAAATGGTGCGGCTGCATCAAGAGCTGGAGGCTGATCTTCCCGCCTTGCTTCTGCACTGGCCGGAACAACGCAGAAACCAATGGATGCAGCGCTGGAGGGATCCCGAAGATCCCCTCTTTCACCCCTGTTCACCAGTGGATGGAGACAGCCTTCAGGCAGAGCTCTCACTCAAGCCTGGCCCAAGGCTTGGCGCCTTGATTAAGCACCTGACCATCGCTCACGCTTATGGTCGGGTCGTTTCTCAACAACAGGCCCTCGACGAGGCCCGCCGATGGCTCCACCGGCCTTCTTCGGCAAGCCAATCGAACGGGCGCTGTGATTAA
- a CDS encoding 1-acyl-sn-glycerol-3-phosphate acyltransferase has protein sequence MILTPRPSLTYRLVSGILVFPLFRLLFRGSTCGNERVPMQGPLVVVANHGSHLDPPLLGHALGRPVAFMAKAELFRIPLLGPLIRACGAYPVKRGASDREAIRTATARLQEGWAIGVFLDGTRQPDGRVNQPMPGAALLSARSGAPLLPVAILNSHRALGTGQSWPRLVPVQLRIGEPIPAPISRRKPDLEAATIELQQRINALLDQG, from the coding sequence CTGATCTTGACGCCACGACCGAGTCTCACCTACAGGCTCGTTAGCGGAATACTGGTGTTTCCGCTGTTCCGGCTGCTGTTCCGAGGAAGTACCTGCGGGAATGAGCGAGTCCCTATGCAGGGTCCTCTTGTGGTGGTGGCCAACCATGGTTCCCATCTCGATCCACCCTTGTTGGGACATGCCCTGGGGCGTCCTGTGGCCTTCATGGCGAAGGCGGAACTGTTCCGTATTCCCCTGCTGGGTCCCCTGATCCGGGCCTGCGGGGCCTACCCGGTGAAACGTGGCGCCAGTGACCGAGAAGCAATCCGCACCGCCACAGCCCGTCTTCAGGAAGGATGGGCAATTGGCGTGTTCCTGGATGGAACGCGCCAGCCAGACGGCCGCGTCAATCAACCCATGCCGGGAGCGGCCCTCCTGTCCGCTCGTTCAGGAGCACCGCTTCTGCCTGTCGCCATCCTCAACAGTCATCGAGCCCTTGGCACTGGGCAAAGTTGGCCCAGGTTGGTGCCAGTCCAGCTGCGCATCGGTGAGCCGATCCCTGCACCCATAAGCCGCCGCAAACCCGACCTGGAGGCCGCCACCATCGAACTCCAGCAAAGAATCAACGCCCTGCTCGATCAGGGCTGA
- the fabD gene encoding ACP S-malonyltransferase — protein sequence MSIAWVFPGQGSQKVGMADPVLSLPGAEERFALASRLLGRDLLGICRGEPGDADDPADLNDTRNTQPALFVVESLIVDELRRQGREPALVAGHSLGELVALYAAEVFDAETGLELMQRRSELMAAAGGGAMAAVIGFERSQLDDLVNATEGVVIANDNSAAQVVLSGTADAVKAVGEALTCKRVIPLAVSGAFHSPFMQDAADAFSQHLNDLTFKDARFPVLSNTDPTPCVDAAELKQRLQRQMITGVRWRETMVAMTEANVETLVEVGPGAVLSGLAKRAMAGVTLSQLAGAGDLGL from the coding sequence ATGTCGATCGCCTGGGTGTTTCCTGGTCAGGGGTCTCAGAAAGTCGGAATGGCCGATCCAGTTCTCAGCCTTCCTGGTGCTGAGGAGCGCTTTGCGCTGGCTTCTCGGTTGCTGGGTCGCGATCTCCTCGGGATTTGTCGCGGCGAGCCTGGGGATGCGGATGATCCTGCTGATTTGAACGACACGCGGAACACCCAGCCCGCGCTGTTCGTGGTCGAGTCGCTGATCGTGGATGAGCTGCGTCGGCAGGGTCGCGAGCCTGCGCTGGTCGCCGGCCATAGCCTCGGAGAACTGGTTGCCCTTTATGCAGCAGAGGTGTTTGATGCTGAGACCGGTCTTGAACTGATGCAGCGCCGGTCTGAACTGATGGCCGCAGCTGGCGGAGGAGCCATGGCCGCCGTTATCGGTTTCGAGCGCAGTCAGCTCGACGACCTGGTGAACGCTACGGAAGGCGTGGTGATTGCCAACGACAACAGTGCGGCCCAGGTTGTGTTGTCGGGCACAGCAGACGCCGTGAAGGCGGTTGGTGAAGCCCTGACCTGTAAACGAGTCATCCCCCTGGCTGTATCGGGAGCCTTTCATTCACCCTTTATGCAGGACGCGGCGGATGCCTTCTCGCAACACCTCAATGATCTGACCTTTAAGGATGCCCGCTTCCCAGTCCTAAGCAACACGGACCCCACTCCCTGCGTGGATGCGGCTGAACTCAAGCAGCGCCTGCAACGCCAGATGATCACAGGCGTTCGCTGGCGTGAAACCATGGTGGCGATGACTGAAGCGAACGTGGAGACCCTGGTGGAAGTCGGCCCAGGGGCTGTTCTCAGTGGTCTGGCCAAACGCGCCATGGCCGGGGTCACGCTGTCCCAGCTCGCTGGAGCCGGCGATCTCGGACTTTGA